gtttagaaattctttgttcttcgcgttcttcgtgttctttgtgcgttcttcgtcttcgaaggtttgtggtggaagttcttcggagctttaaaggcttgaatccgttgagctttgatgatttgtgagttgttgatgtttttggacacttttggcttgattcccttgaactttaggatctaggcagatgatctgaatgattctgcttcgaatgttcttcgattttggggttgaagttcttgaagttcttgaaggctttgaggcttgatcttcatagagctttttcacttctaaATTCTGGTCCtcctaaatgtctcaggaaggcttctatttataggagttttggggtgggtgagcgacacatGGCGGaacttgattggtgacacatgtcacagcctgattggttcgcttgtgtcatcgcttacacgtgctggactgcttgagtcatcgcttacacgagcgaggctgcttgagtcatcgcttacacgtgcgaggctgcttgagtcatcgcttacatgtgCGCTGACGCGTGATTGgttcttgcatgacacttggcaaatttctattggcttctgaatagtgatagcaaaacctagcagcaatacatggtactctgtaattggctgtattttgtggacttgataatgtgacgtgtcagcttgtgataggtcgaaaattttctctttctacaaatgccccctcgagactcGTTCACGCACACAGATTGATGATtgtggtgtgggaatgagtttcgAACAATGGATTTTTAGTACTTGACTCTttaagtgaagtagttgaaggtagtggagctgttgaaggtggtggagctttcagAAGGATGAGATAATTTTCGAAGAGTAGACCCACCTATCTGAAAGGCTTTGATGAGACCGGAAAAGGGGTTTGCAAGTATTTGAACGTACTTGCGTGATGGAGCCTTCTTAGCAGAGATTAAGTTGAAGTACTTTCAAAAGAGTATTTTGGATCGTTGGCGGCGATCACAAGATGttgaagatggggaagatgagagaatggtggcTGGATACAGCATGCAGGGTCTTGGAGCTAGCCTCGTTTTCTTAAGAACTTCTGGTGAAGTTATTTCAGAAGATCACGCTTTGGATTATAACGAGGACAGGTGGGAAAGTGGTTGAATGCGCCTGCGTAATTGTATCACTCAagttaagttgaagtaatttcagaagctTATGTATTCTGGGTATGCTGGTAGTGGGAACGAAGAAGATGGAGATGGAGCAAAGCAAATGAGCAAAGCATACACCACCATGGTGCTGGCCCTGTATGCTGGGACCCTTCTGGTGTAGATGTTTATGGGAAGTACAACTTTGGATATGGGACTGACTGTATGCTGAATGAGGTCCGACAGCAAGTAATTGAATGTGCCTGTGTAATGGGACCATGCTGACGGacgttaagttgaagtaatttcagaagagtactttctgaaattcttcaagctgattttaagttggagtaatttcagaaaatgagTTTTGAGGTACCAGCAACGATGACCTTTGGGTCCCCTAGTAGTGGGGACATGGAATAAAGCTTTGATGACCATTTACCGGCACCAAAGGCTGAATTCTGATGAGCTGGCGCCTTGGAGGTTGTTTTAAGTATTggatggaaaacaatttgtaggataccccaacactttttaccatcttcatctactgccacttgttggaaaagcacagaaaaaatgaaagatggagctaaCTTGTGAACCTGGTTTGGAAACCAGACAAGTTGCTGTTTGTTCCGAACCACTGCCTCTGCTGGAAGACTAAGCAGTTGGAAAGAGACTACAGGAGCCCTGAGGCTAGGAATAGGTGTGTCCGCTGGACTTGGATTTCTTGGCCAACCAAGTCCACAGAAGCATGGGAGGGCGATGCAGGCCTTGTTATgagtaattttatggacaaaggTGGTTGTTAAGTGGAGAAACAAAGtttgtttggatctcaaaactgcaATGATGTTGTAAATAGGGTTTCGACCGACCCATGGGAGGGTTGATCTCAAAccgattatgaagcaaaatcggttgctaggtgttgagaatgatgaggtcatagtgagaaatggttgtgaaaaggaggatttgaaaatctgaaagaggcaaatcttcatttcatgattcagtgtttttcttttttggatgagtttttgatgaacccggccctcctatttataatagagagatgaagaatggtAGGTAGGTAGGTAAGAATggtagttgagaatttttgCGGGAATGGTAGGTGGGAACGGTAGGTGGGAACGGTAGGTGGGAATGGTAGGCACCAAACGGGAATGGTAAATTGGAGACTGGTAGGCGCCGAACGAGAATAGTAGATTGAACTAATGACCTAGTGTAATTTTAAGACACACTTGTGAGAGTTCATTTGTACTTTGAAAGGCATGTCTTGATGAAATCTGGAGAATAACCCTACGGGGATCCCAATTAAatggatgaatctcaaattttgatcttAAAGGCCTAAGTTTTGAACACTTGGAATTGAgtcatttttgcaattttcaagtttcaaatgaCGGAACGGACTCCAAAATcagaatgtactcgaaaaattgagcaagatagGTCCATCTCAAAGATTTTGACATTTGgtcaacatttgcacaaaagtcaaccttttttttgggaaattggACGTTTGCACAATTTCTGAACTTCGAATGAAGAAACAggtcccaaaatcggaatgtactcgaaaaattaAGTGGGACAGGTCcgtatttcaaattttgactttctggtcaacatttgcacaaaagtcaaccttttttggaaattggacgtttGCAGCTTCGAATGAAGAAACAGGtccaaaatcggaatgtactcTAAAAATCGAATGGGATAGGtccgttttgaaaattttgatttttttgtcaAGGTCAAAAGTCTACTTGGTcaaagcactttttttttttttttgaggcggTTCGGACCGGGTCAGATTtccgggtcggtccgggtcgaaTCTAGACAAACGGGTCAGCAGTGGATGACGTCATCCATAACGTCACAGTGCTAGGACGTGTGTGGCACGTGCGGCACGTGCGACATGTGTGGCACGTGCGAGCTCTGGAGGTCCTCATCGGTGCGTGGGACTGAAGGCCGCGCCGCCGAATCTTTTGGCGGCGCGTGCTTGGGCTTTTGGGCCTGAAATTTTCGGGCTTTGTTGATCTAAAGCCGTAAAAGACCATGGTTCAGTCAAATTTCCAAAATCATGGGCAGATTTGCACAGATTTGAAGGATTAGGCCGCGGGTCGTCGTGAGTTTGTGGCGGCGCAAGGAGGCGGATGCAGCCGTTTCtgggcttgaaatttttgggttctgTAGATCGTGGGCCGATGGATCTAGTGGTGGCACATGTTTTGTGAAGATTTTCTCAGATTTGTGCAGATTTGTGGCCGCTTGTGGCGGTGCGTGGTGGCTCCACTGCTGaagatttttctgggttttgtacACCAAAGTCCTTAGAAGATTTCTGTGGGTTGATTTCTTTGTGAAATCTTGTCAGAAACTTTAGAAATCCAGAATGGAGTCCGCACACATTGTTGGATTTGTTGCCACCTTGGTCTACTTTGGTGGGGGCCATTCTGACAACGTTTGACAATCCAGGCAGGGAGTGGTTCCAGAGTAACCACTGAGTGTCTCTATTGTCCTCAAGGAGTTGGTGACACAGTAAAACAAGAAGCTTCCCTTCGTCGGTCTAGGATGGGAGACTGCAAGCATTGCTGGACTTGTCGGCACCTTGGTCTACATTGGTGGTGGTCGTTCTGACAACGTTTGACAATCCAGGCAGGGAGTGGTTCCAGAGTAACCACTGAGTGTCCCTGTTGTTCACAAAGGAGTTGGTGACACAGTAGAACAAGAAGCTTCCCTTCATCTGTCTAGGATTTCATTCACAGTCTAGTGTCATAGTTTCCGAGGTCtagtgtaattttttctttctgacAGCATGATACATATATGGGCTTTTAcatttctgatttttcaaatggGTACGTCACCCTTTGAAAATATGGCACTTTTAACTTTCTTATAGGTGTTTTTTCGTTTTGTCTGCTAGCTTCTATGGATCTCTATATAAAGCCACTCAGGACATGCACTAACTCGTACAAATGTAATCTCTAATAACAGAATACTCTATAGTAACATAATACTCTGTATGGAGAAACCATGcccacccccttttttttttttttattaattaatttattttctattatttgatgcttttttttttttttagtacacaGCTATCAAGATGCTCTTTTTTAAGGATTCGAAAATTGGTGAAGAACCAGCcttgtttatttataagaaGAAAGATGACAAGGATGCGAAGCCTACGACCTTGATTGTTCGTCCGCccacaattggaaaattttcaaagaaatggGGTCGTAACTCTTATCCTCTCAATTTGCCGAAATGGTCACAAGTTTTTCCTTCTAATGGCGGCTCTAACTTGGAAACAACTATCCTTCTTGCCTCGCATCACAAAAATGTTGCTAAATCAAAGCCGTACAACACTTTGGGACGAGAGATAATTGCCAAACATGCGGATTGGGATTTTTCCTTTAACGTGAATGGAGGATCTTCTTACTTCTTCCTTTATTGGGATTGGCTAGAAGATGTGCTCAGCCGGTGTAAACAGCTCCTTGATGTGACCCACCTCTACAGTGCGGTCTTTGCTTCCTTGTTCACATATGATTATGATGAGAACCTCATGAAAGCATTTTGTGAGTGTTGGAGTCCGTCCACTAATACCCTCCATACCTCCGTTGGGGAAATTTCCATCACACCGTGGGATCTTTCCATTCTCGGTGGACTTCCTTGTACCGGTGCATTTTATGATGAAGTAGTACCCAATGCGCAAGAGCTAGATGGAATCAATGACCAAGGACGACCCTATCTACCGTACAGCTGTCGCTACCTCTTCCTGGCGTATCATCATCTTCAAAATCGGCTGAAGAAACAAGGGAAAGTAAGTGTTCGCGACTGGATTACTTTTTGGTATAGAGGAAATAGCAAGTATTCGGCTCCCAGAAAACCAGCGAGACGGACAACCATTCCCAAGTATAGTCAGAATCCCTTGGGTGAGATAAAGGAGCATGGGCCATGGCTTGATAAAGAACACGGGGTCTTTGTGGATCTTCAAGTTAAAGGTGATTTAAAGGAGGAGACTTATTTATCGGCGCTTCTTTCCTGTTGGCTGTGCATATTTGTCTTCCCTATCAAGGATCAGAACAGCATCCATCCTGGCACTTTCAAAATTGCTAGTTCCATAGCTAATGGTCGTTCATTTGGCCTTGCTTCCCCAGTATTGGCTAGCATTTATCGTGGGCTTAATACCATTTCTTCCTCTTCTACCCCAAGCAAGTCCGGAGCTAGCTTTGCCATCCATTATGTTCATGCCTGGGTAGGTCATTTCTTCCGAAGCAATCGCCTCACCCATGACAAACCATCTAATGCTTTGATGACTAAATATTCTGGTGTGGGCTATGTCTCTCCATTCAACGAATTCTCTGCACGCAAGCATATACAAAACGCCACCAACTTTCTTTGGCACCGAACTGCTTTCAAGAAAAACTATGACCAGACTTTTATTGACAATAATCATTTATCCATTTAGAAGTTCGACTACTTTATAAGCCTTCGCTCGGGGTACTTGTCACTTCGATGTGAAGACCAACATATTGTAGAAGCATACAGTCCTCACAGATTCAGTCGGCGCTTTGGATTTCATCAAGACATCCCAGGTGATTTGAAGGAAGAAATTCATACCGGTTCTTTAAAAGACCTCTGCCAATTCTATCAATCCTTCACTTGCTGCAACACAGATTCTAAGATATTCATTCCAGCTTTTGCCACAGACTTTGGAAGTCGAGTCAGACATAGCTACAAACAATGGTGGGAAAGGGTTTGCGGAAATGATTTTACCAAAGGAACAGACCTCCTAGCTGACATCGCCTCCTTCCCTGTTAAGCCATTAACATCCAACAAGCCTCAGAAGGGAAAGAGGGAACTACAAGACCCATACATTCCACAGCCTTTGTCAGAGTTTGCACGACGTCGTCTTGAAGATGATAGTCATTCAAAAGACTCATCTCGACATATCGAAGCCATCTGCAGTCAAGGCACCAAAGGTCTATCTGTTGTACCAGTTAAGGATGCCAGTAAAATTTCTGAGGAGGAGGTGGGTAACGACCTGGGCTATAGTTGGAAACAATCGAAGAGTCCAATGGAAGGTGTTGATGTAGAGATTTCTATTAATCATGCGCAGCTTCTTTCAAATAGCGAGTCTTCTATTTCAAAGCCATCTGTGAAGAGTTCGGATCTCGAGAGGTGTGAGTTTGCTGATGTCGGTACGTCATCCAAATTTCCGATTGAGACAAAAAGGGCACCTCTGCCATCCCTGCAACCAGCTAAACCTCCAGAAGTCTCTGTGTTTCAAGCCAAAGTGCATATTTCTTCCGTGCATAGGAAAGGGGCTTCTATGCTAGGAGATGTTCTTCTAAACAGGCTTTCGAATCTTTCCGTAGACACCATCCTCCCAAAAACTGAAGTACAAGAAATTTATAGTGGGGTTGAAAGTCTTGGAGTGGACCCTCAACACTTGCGCGAGAATGTTGACAAATATTGCGAGGGTATTGCAAACTATTTGAAGATGAAGGAATTTCTGAACCAACGACCAAGTCCTGTCATCTTGTCTCAACACCAGGCTGAAGTTGAATCCCTCTTTTCTGAAGCATCGTAGAAGAAAGCGTCTTTGAAGACTGAACTTGATGCTGTTAGATTGAGGATGGTTGACTTGAAAACTGAGCTTGTCCAGTTAGAGCAATTATTGTCTCAAATTAAGACTCATCAAGTTGAACAAGACAATGTTGTGCAAGACTTAGAAGAACAAATTGAAGAAGTCAAATCTACCCCCGTTCTTGAAGACCAGGATATGAAGGCTTTAGAGAAGATACGAGCCCTTCTGGAAGATAATCGTTCTAGCTTGAAAGATTTGAAATGGATGTcgtaatttcttttgttttaattccCTTCATATATGTCAACATGCTTTCCTCTTGTACTATTTTCCTTTCGTTAATCAATAAAGAAGACTTTATTTTCtgttccttcattttttttcgaGACTGAACTTAGCAAAGgatactaagttgcctacgtacccttgaGAGGAATCAAGTCATCACATAGTtcaaaagattttgtttttttttttttttttttttgcaaaaagggggcgcagtgtgtaatagtgggtatcacTACTGATCGAACCCGAGACCTCGGCCTCAAGGGAGAAATGGGTGTCCAACCGCTACGCCACACTCGCAATTGTTGACATGGAATGGGATTAATTTCTTCTTATTGGCACACTTTCAAGCATAGAAGCATttgaggaacttcccattgatggggccgatccTTACATCGTCATTGTTGATCAACTTGTGAGCTTGGTTAGTGTTTGCCCCCTGCTTGAGAGTTGGAAGTACATCATAAGCAACGGTCACATGGTTTGACCCGACAACTTCATTGAAGTCtagatcaatcttgttttctttggcaagAAAAAGGAGGGCTCATGTGTGTAATCCTCGCCCCACGCCCCACAATATTTTATGGGTACCAATTGCGCATAGTGGGTATCACCATTAATCGAACCCGAGACCTCGGCCTCAAGGGTGACATAGGCATCCAACCACTACGCCACACTCGCAAATGGTGACACAGAGTGggattcatttttctttatttgtacgCTTTCAAAGGTAATGGGAAGACATCATGTACCCTTGTAGCGTTATGGTGGGTAGTTTAAACTCTTACCGAGGAGCAATCCTCgattttcaagcatagaagcgtttgaggaacttcccattgatggggccgatccTTACACCATCATTACCAATCAACTTGTAAGCTCCATTGGTGTAGACTTCTTGCACGACATAAGGTCCATCCCATTTTGAAGTGAACTTATTGCTTGTACGATGAGTTGTGATGATAGGTCTTCGAACGGCGAGAACTAAGTCACCAACTTGGAATGATCGTGGTTTGACTCTTTTATTGAATGCGCTTGAAAGACGAGCTTGATAGCATTCAAGGCGTTGTTGGGCCTTGAGCCTTTTTTCATCAAGTGCCTCTAATTCTTGCAACCTGAGCTTGGCATTTTCTTCTCCAGTCAATCCTTCTTGAATGGCAATCCGTAATGATGGGATTTGGCGTTTTAAAGGAAGGACGGCTTCCACTCCGTAGACAAGAGAATATGGCGTTGCTTGAGTAGGCGTTCGAAACGTTGTTCGATATGCCCATAATGCTTCTCCAATTCTTTCATGCCAGTCTCGCTTTGTCTTAGATAccactttttttaacaaactgCCAAGTGTTTTGTTAAACGCTTCAGCTAGTCCATTTGTCGGGGCATTGTACATGGAGGAAttgtattgtttaaattcaaacttctcGCATAGCTCTGTCATCAGTCTATTGTAGAATGGTTTGCCATTATCAGTTATGATATACCGAGGGACACCATACCGATAGATCAAGTGAGTTCGAATGAAATTGACCACcgtttctttcttcacttcccTAAGGGGTACAGCTTCCGCCTATTTTGAGAAGTAGTCAGTTGTGGCCAAAATGTACAAGTGGCCACCGGATGACTTTGGTAATGGCCCTATTGCATCAAGCccccatgcatcaaaaggccAAGAAGCTACAGTTGGGTGTAGAGATTCTGGCGGTTGATGGATGAAGTTTGCGTGATACTGACAAGCTTCGCACTTCTTAGCGCATTCCATAGAATCTTGCACCATTGTAGGCCAATAGTAACCCATTCGTTTGATCCTATAATGTAACTTAGGACCTGACTGATGTGCACCGCATATTCCAGAATGAGCCTCCTCTAAGGCTTGTTTAGCCTCCTCCTCTCCTAAGCAACGGAGAAACAATCCATCAAATGAACGGCGGAAGAGAGTGTCTTTATAGTAAATGAATCGAGCAGCCCTCCGCCGAATTTCAGTCCTATGGCGTTTATCATCCGGGAGTCTTCCATGTTGAAGGTATTCAATGATCACTTGTCGCCAATCTTCTTTTTCGACAAGGCATACAGAAATGATGTTGgcttgctcttcttcttcttcttcaaccacgaGAGGTATCACCCACCTTTGGGAAATAGCGACCTTGGTTGTCTCTTCTTGGGATAATGCTAAGGCAGTAACCAAATTAGCTAAAGCATCGGCCTGTCTATTCTCCTTCCTCGGTATATGCTCCAATGTGATGGCTTCAAAATTTGCTAGCAACTTCTTCGCATATTTGCAATAGGGGATGAGGTCTTCTTTCTTGACGTCATATTgctccaagatttggttgatAACTAATTTGGAGTCTCCCAAGATCTCAAGTTGCGATATGCCCATCTTAATAGCCATCTGTAGACCAATGATCAATGCTTGATATTCGGCCACGTTGTTAGAGCAGAGTTCGCTTAATGAGAATGAGTAAAGAAGTATTTGCCGttgtggagaaacaaacactacACCTGCCCCCGCTCCTTCTTGACGAGCAACCCCatcaaaaaacatcacccaTGGTGGCATTACTTCAATGTAAAACACATCTTTATCCGGGAAATCATCAGAGAACTCCCAATCAGACGGAACTGGGTGATCAGCTAAGAAATCTGCCAATACTTGTCCTTTGACAGCTTTTTGTGGAACATATGCAAGGTCATATTGTTGAAGCAAGACTGCCCATCGAGCTATACAACCTGAAATTACTAGCCTGGAGAGGACATATTTGATTGGGTCTGCCTTTGCTATCAAACGGACCATATATGCTTgcatgtagtgctccagtttgtCTATGGCAAAGAAAAGAGCGAGGCACATCTTTTCAATAGGAGAATAATTTAATTCAACCCCATTGAGAGTTCGACTTAGATAATAAAGGGCTCTTTCTTtcctctctttattttcttgcgCCATAAGAGCACCTAGAGACCCTTCTTGGGCTGCAATATACAGCACCAAAGGCTTTCCTGGGATAGGAGCACCTAAAACTGGAGGATTAAGTAAGTATGTTTTGATGCATGCAAAAGCATTGCTGCAAGCC
The DNA window shown above is from Quercus lobata isolate SW786 chromosome 7, ValleyOak3.0 Primary Assembly, whole genome shotgun sequence and carries:
- the LOC115953233 gene encoding uncharacterized protein LOC115953233; protein product: MTELCEKFEFKQYNSSMYNAPTNGLAEAFNKTLGSLLKKVVSKTKRDWHERIGEALWAYRTTFRTPTQATPYSLVYGVEAVLPLKRQIPSLRIAIQEGLTGEENAKLRLQELEALDEKRLKAQQRLECYQARLSSAFNKRVKPRSFQVGDLVLAVRRPIITTHRTSNKFTSKWDGPYVVQEVYTNGAYKLIGNDGWLDAYVTLEAEVSGSINGDTHYAQLGANTNQAHKLINNDDVRIGPINGKFLKCFYA
- the LOC115953234 gene encoding uncharacterized protein LOC115953234; its protein translation is MAQENKERKERALYYLSRTLNGVELNYSPIEKMCLALFFAIDKLEHYMQAYMVRLIAKADPIKYVLSRLVISGCIARWAVLLQQYDLAYVPQKAVKGQVLADFLADHPVPSDWEFSDDFPDKDVFYIEVMPPWVMFFDGVARQEGAGAGVVFVSPQRQILLYSFSLSELCSNNVAEYQALIIGLQMAIKMGISQLEILGDSKLVINQILEQYDVKKEDLIPYCKYAKKLLANFEAITLEHIPRKENRQADALANLVTALALSQEETTKVAISQRWVIPLVVEEEEEEQANIISVCLVEKEDWRQVIIEYLQHGRLPDDKRHRTEIRRRAARFIYYKDTLFRRSFDGLFLRCLGEEEAKQALEEAHSGICGAHQSGPKLHYRIKRMGYYWPTMVQDSMECAKKCEACQYHANFIHQPPESLHPTVASWPFDAWGLDAIGPLPKSSGGHLYILATTDYFSK